A stretch of DNA from Opitutales bacterium:
TTTCTCAGGGGAAGCGTGTGCTTCTTATGGTCAAGCCAGGACAGGCCTTGATTGTGCTCTGTTTTGCGCTGTTTCGCATGGGCGCTGTTCCCGTAGTTATTGACCCAGGAATGGGCCTAAAAAGCTTCAGGTCGTGTGTAGAGCGGACACGTCCGGATGTCCTTCTTGGTATCCGTTTAGCGCATGTGGTGAGTTGGGTCTTTCGTTCTTCGTTTAAGAGTATTTCTCAAAAAATTCTTGTGAAGAATGATGCCGCCTTTCGGAGTCAGTTGACTGTTGAATCTTCAGACTTCCAGGCTGCACCGACACGTGAGTCGGATCTAGCTGCGATCCTTTTCACTTCTGGCTCAACCGGTGCACCAAAAGGAGTTATGTATCACCACGGAGCCTTTGAGGCTCAAGTGGAATTGATCAAAACCCATTATGACATTGAGCCCGGTGAGGTGGATCTCCCCATGTTGCCGATTTTTGCTCTGTTTAATCCGGCCATGGGGATGACGACGATCGTGCCAGAGATGAATCCGAGCAAGCCGGCGACCGTGGATCCGGCAAGGATCGTCGAGGCCATTATTCGCAATGATGTGACTAATTCATTTGGGTCGCCCGTCTTGTGGACAAAAATAGCCGACTATTGCGAGCGGGAAAGGATTCAACTACCGCAGCTTAAACGTGTGCTCATGGCTGGCGCTCCAGTATCTCCCGAGCTTTTGAGACGGATGAGTCGATTACTGCCCAATGGTCAGGTGCATACGCCTTACGGGGCGACTGAGTGTCTACCAGTGACCTCTATTTCGGCTGGACAAATTTTGTCACAAACCTGGTCAAAGACAGAAGAGGGAGCAGGAACCTGTGTCGGCATCGTCCTGCCTGGGGTGTCTATCAAAATCATCGAGGCAGGAGATTTCCCTATTACCACATTGAGCGAAGCAAGGGTCTTAGCGGTGGGCGAAATCGGCGAGATCCTTGTGACGGGCCCATCTGTGACGCGCGCTTATGATGCGCTTCCTCATGCGACGGCGGCTTCGAAGATCGAGGAAGATGGACGGATCTGGCATCGCATGGCGGATGTGGGCTATGTGGACTCGGCGGGTAGACTTTGGTTTTGTGGACGAAAAGTAGAACGGGTCGAGGTTGAGCCCGGCGTTTTTTTATATACGGATCAGTTCGAAGCTCTAGTGAACCAAATGGAGGATGTTTTCAGGTCCGCGTTAGTCGGGATCGGCGAGGCTCCAAATCAAGAGCCGGCCATTGTTATTGAGCCTATGGCAGATGCTTTTCCCAAAACCAGTGGGGCGCGCGATGCTTTTGTTAGTCGCGTGCTAGAACAAATCGCACGCTTGGGTGGTGATAGTCGAATCCGGCGTGTGTTTTTCCGAAAGTCATTCCCTGTAGACGTGAGGCATAATGCTAAAATTCACCGCCTGACATTGAAAAATGAAATCGATAAGGAGGGGATTGGATGAGCGAGTGTTATGTCGTAACGGGTGGAGGCGGCTTCATTGGCAAAGCTATTGTCAAGCTGCTGATTGAACGGCGGCCTGGCTGCTCAATTCGCGTTGTCGCGAGGAATCACTACGCCGACTTAGAGAAATTACCGGGCGTCACTTCAATTCAATGTGACTTATCGGGACCACTAGAATCGATCGAAGCCGCTTTTGAAGGAGCCCATGCAGTATTCCATGTTGCCGCGAAGGCGGGAATATGGGGTGCTGAAGAGTCGTTTTTTCGTGCGAATGTTCTGGCTAGTCGTCAAGTCGTGCTCGCCGCTCGCAGCCAAAACGTGGCGCACATCGTCTACACAAGCACACCTTCAGTGGTTTTTAACGGAGAGCCCTACACTGGGGAAAACGAGACGCTCCCTTACGGTAAAAACTGGTTGGGTCCCTACGCCAAGACCAAGGCGATGGCTGAGAAGGAAACGCTGGCGTCCCATGATGACAGCCTGAGGGTTTGCGCCTTGCGCCCCCACCTGGTTTGGGGGCCTGAAGACAATCATATTTTGCCGAAGTTGATTAGAAAGGCCCATGCTGGGCGGCTAGTTCAAGTAGGGAACGGCGAAAACCGAGTGGATATCAGCTATATCGACAACGTTGCGCATGCACATCTTCTTGCACTTGAGGCATTGGAAAATGGACGGGCGGGCGGAGAAGCATTTTTCCTATCGGACGCCGAGCCCGTTAAGCTTTGGTCATGGATCAATAGTCTTTTGGAACGCGTGGCTATCGAGCCGATAAAGAAAAAGATTCCCCTGCGTGCAGCTTATTTTCTTGGAAGCATATGCGAAAAACTCTGGTCACTCTTCGGCCGGCAAGATGATCCCCCGATGACTAGATTTGTCGCCGTCGAGTTGGCGAAAGATCATTACTTCAGCATAGAAAAAGCTCAACGGATCCTTGGTTATCAGCCGGTAGTTGAAGCTGAAGTGGCCTTGAAGCGCACAGCAGAGTGGATTCGGAGTGATCTTCTGAGTTGATGATCCTTGGACGGAATCCTTCTGGCGAACGACGCGGGTTACGAGGATTTAACGAAACTCGAATTGATATAGATATATCGATTCGGGAGTCATTAGGCCTGAGCCTCCCGTAAACAAAGATATCGAAAACAGACCTAGCAAATACTGAAACGCCCAACTGGTATGGTATCCGCTAATCTGTCTCAGAATCTTTCAACTCAACAACCATGACAACAGAACGCGTTCAACGTATGAACAAGTCCATCATTCTAGCCGGAGTCTTTGCCGCCATTGCTGCGGTCCCCGTTTCGGCGCAAACTGTAATCGACGACACCCGCTCAGCATTGTCAGAGCTGGTTCAAACAAAAAAAGACATCGCCGAGTCAAAAAGCGCATGGGAGTCCGATAAACAGATTCTTCAAGCTACGATTACTTCGCTGCAAGACGAACTTACTCTGCTTGAAGAGCGCATCGAAGCTGCTGAGAAGGAACGCGCTGAATCGGATGATGTGCGCTCTCAATTGAATATTCGCAAAGATGAGCTAAAAACACAGCTCGATTCCTTCTCTGGTGTTGCGACGAGCTTCGAGCAAAAAGTCCGCGACCTGATTCCATACTTACCCGAGCCACTCCAGAGAGCCACTGAGAAGTTGAGTGATAAGCTCCCTGTCGACGGCAAGACAGCGCTTGATACGCCGCGTCGTTTCCTACTTGTTCTGGGGATTCTTCAGGAAGTAGATAAGTTCCAAACGTCCGTCCAAACGCACAAACAATTGCTCTCCATCGATGGTGCCGAGCCTAAGGAGTATTCAGTGCTTTATTACGGACTAGCAAAAGCATTTTTTGTCGATGAGTCACTCACCTCTGCGGGCTACGGAGTGCCTTCCGCAGAAGGTTGGGTGTGGACCTCTGAAAATGGTCTGGCAATTGAAATTGATGATGCTGTTCAAATTGCTGAGCGCAAGAAGCTAGCGGAGTTCATCTACCTTCCCATTTCTGTCAACCAGTAGCCGATCGAGCCTAATAAATTTTAGATTATTCGAATGATGAACATCAAATTTCTCTTTACTGCTGGATCACTCCTACTCGGGGCGTCTTTGCTTTCTGCTCAATCTTTCGACGAGGCACGCTCGACCGTCCAAGCAGACCTCGACGCTGCTCTCAGCGAGTTCGCCGATTTACAAAAATTGATAGGCAGCGAACGCGTGCCTCTGTCTAACGAACTCAACGAACTCGAGGCGACCGTCAGGGAAAAACGACGCGATCAGTCCCGCGCTCAGCGGCTTGCGGACTCATCCACCTCATCGATTTCACAACTCGAGACTGAGATCGAGTCGATGGAGAAGAACATCAACTACATGAGCAACATGCTCAACGAGTACGCCCGACAGTTCGAGGCAACTTCAGTGTCCATTGCGGAAAAACAGCTTTATGATGAAATGGTCGAGACTGTTGTAGCGAACATCGAGGATGACCAAATGGACGTCACCGACAAATTCGATGCTCAGTTTAATCTCGTTGAGGAATCGCTTGTCCGCATAGGCGAGGTGCTCGGTGGGCGCATTTTCGAGGGCACAGCTATCGTTCCTGGAGGCGACGCTAAGGACGGTAAATTCTTGGTTTTAGGCCCGGTTTCATTTTTCGCATCGGATGATGGGATGGCCGCCGGAATGGTGAACACCAAAGAGCCTATCCGTGCTAAAATCGTGGAGATCGAAGGTGCCACTCCTGGGATTGCTGCAGCTGTTGTTGATGGTGACGGTGTGTTACCCTTCGACCCAACTTTGAACGATGCCCTCGAATTAGAAAAGGCTGAGACTAATATTCTCGATGAAGTCAATGCAGGTGGGATCTGGGTGTGGCCTATTATTATCGCCTTCTTCATCGCTATGATTGTTGGCCTAGTAAAGGCGGCTGAAATTTACAGTATCCGGACTCCAGGTGAATCTGTCCTCCAACAAACCCTGCAATACATTGAGGATGGGCAAATTGAGGAGGCCAAGAAATATGTGCGCGGCATCGGAGGACACTTTGGCCGATTGTTTCAATCAGCGGTGAAGCATGCTGGAGATAGCAAAGAGCTTCTGGAAGAAGTACTTTATGAACGCATGTTGGAGTCCCAGCCAAAGATCGAGCGATTGCTCCCGATTATTGCGGTTACCGCAGCGACAGCTCCTCTCCTCGGGCTACTTGGAACGGTGACCGGTATGATTAATACCTTCCAGCAGATCACGCTGTTTGGCACATCGGATGCATCCAAGCTCGCCGGCGGTATTTCTGAAGCATTGATTACCACAAAATTCGGTCTCATCGCCGCAATCCCGTCGTTGGTTGTCCATGCTTTGCTCTCGCGCAAGGCTCAAGGGATCTTGGCTGCGATGGAGAAATATTCTTCTGCCTTTATTAACGGTATCGAAGTCCAAAAGAAGTAGCTCTCTAATCTTTTACTAGAGGCCATTACTATGGAAGAATCATTTGCTGAAGCCTTCATGCGGATTTGGTCCGGTGGCGGGACTCTGATGTATCCTCTAGCGATTCTTGCTCTCTTCATTTATTTCACTGGTTTCGAACTCTATTTCCATTTTGGAAAAGGAAACTATCTGAAAGTGAAGTATGAGATGCTGGTAGACTGGATTAAGAATCCATCGAAGGCACAAGGCGAGATAGCAAAGGTATTACATTACTGTTATAAAGACGCTGAGTCGGTCAGTGATCTTCAGAACCGCTTCGCTGAAGTTCGATCTGCGCATATCCCGCGCATCGATCGTCGAATTCGCTTTCTTAGCATACTCATTTCCGTTTCACCCCTGATGGGACTACTTGGAACGGTGATGGGCATGCTCGCAACTTTTGATGGGCTGACTAAAAATGTCGGCCGAACTATTGATCTCATCGCCGGAGGTATCTCGGAAGCCTTGATCACAACTCAAACCGGTCTAATGATCGCGATCCCTGGCTATGTTTTGGTCTACCTCGTGATCCGTCGACGCAACCTCCTAGATCAGATGATCACCCGGATGGAGTCGCTCTCCATGCAGGAGATGGAGCAGCAAATGGAGGGAGGATCAGCACATGGCTAAGCGCAATAGAGTCGGTTCTGGTGGCGGAATTTCGGAAATCGATATCTCACCGCTCATTGACATGGTATTCATCCTGTTGATTTTTTTCATCGTCGCGGCTGTCTTCATCGAAGAGCCCGGTGTTGAAGTGGATCGCGTGTTTACGGTTTCAGGCGACAAGCTCCAAAAGAAGTCTATCCTGATAGCTGTAACATCGGATAATGAGGTCGTATACGGGGGAGAACAGCTCGAAATTCTGGGCGTGCGTGGATTGGTCGATCGATTGAAACAGCCTGGGACGCCTGTGGTGCTTCAAGTAGATGCACTATCTGACGCCAGCGTGGTTGCTCGAGTAATTGAACAAGTCGCTAATACAGGCACTCAAGTATTCGTAGCCACGGATGATAGCTGATAGAAAGGAATCACTAGCATGCGAAAAAAGAATTTGAATAGAGGTGCTGAGGAAAAGGGTGTCGATATATCGCCCCTGATCGACATGGTGTTCATCTTGTTGATCTTCTTCATCGTCACCACGGTCTTCATTGATGAACGCGGGTTCGAAATGCCCGGATCCAACAATGCTCAAGATGAGAATGACAGCGACGTCGAACCGGTTGTGTTTCGCGTCACCCGTGACGGAGATGTCGTTCTCGATGGCAATATTGTTGGCCTCGGAGCAGTCAGACGCACTATCTTGAACGCCAGTCAGCGAGAAACTGTCCCAGTGATCGTTGAAGTCGAGGAGGGCTCCCGCTCAGGTTTGGCCCTCAGAGTATATGATGAAGCGCTCATGAGTGGCGCTGAGTCACCATCTTTTAAAATTGCCGATTAACGATGAGTAATACCACTTACAAACTCTCTTCGTTGAGCCCTTCGCCGATGGCCTACGTGATGGCCCTAGGTATGGGTGCTGGGCTCTTTCTCCTACTCCCCCTGACGCAGTATTTTGAGGGCGGGGGAGACGATGACCAGCAGCTGCGTCGTGTGAATACGACCCTGCCACCACCGCCGATCGAATTTGAAGAGCCCCCGCCTATCGAGGAACCTCCTCCGGAGACTCAAGTCGAGGAGCTAGAACAAGTTCAACCTGAGATCTCTCTCTCTTCACTGGGTGCCTCGCTCCAGGCAGGAGTAGGCGGTGCGACCGTTTCAACAGGAATCGATTTCGACACCCAGCCGGATACATTGGAGGAAATGATCTTCAGTATACGTGACCTGGATCGGGTTCCCCGCCGTATATCAGGGCGGCCGCCAGAGTACCCGTTTGACCTCAAGCGGAACAAAATCGAGGGTAAAGTTCGCCTGTCGGTGATTATTGATGAGACCGGCCGCGTGACTGTGGAAAAGGTTGTTGAATCAACTCACCGCGATTTTGAACGACCCGCTATCGAGTCTGCCGAAAGTTCGGTTTTTGAGAAACCGACTAAGGACGGTAAAGCTGTAAAAATCCGGTACGTGTATCCTTTTGTTTTCACCCTCAAATAATATTCTTTTATGAAAAATCTCATTCTTTCAACACTCGCGACTTGCGTCTTGGCCTCATCCGTTCCGGCTCAGAGCGAGATATTCACGCTTACCTCTGAATACTGGACCAGTGAGAGGTTCCTCGATCGCTTCATGGGTACTTACGGTGTCATCGAGGACATTGAGCCTGATATCACCGAAGAAGAAGCGGCCGTGTTCCAGACGCTTGTCCCCTTGCTCCAACAGGGACAGATCGATGCGGCGATTCAGCAGCTTGCAACAGCCATTACTCCCGAGTCGAGTGCAGCACTTGATTTCACGCTCGGGAATCTGTTTTTCGAGAAAGGACAAGCGAATCGTGCGCTCAGTTACTATCAGAATGCGCTGCGCAAGTTCCCCAATTTTGTGCGCGTCCATAAGAACATCGCTTTTGTGCATGTTCGAGGCGAGGCGTGGGATAAGGCTGTTCCGGCTCTTCTCAAAAGTATCGAGCTTGGACAGGAAGACAGTGATACATATGGATTGCTCGCCTTTGCCTATCTCATGGAAAAGAAATACGCTTCTGCGGAAAGTGCCTACAAGAATGCCCTGACCCTCGACCCAGAAAGTGTAGACTGGCGAAATGGACTCATTCGCGTGCTGATAGAGTCAGGACAGTTTGACCGCGGTATTCTCCTCCTCGACGAGGCAATTTTGAAAACACCCGAGGTAGCAGATTATTGGCTGATGCAAACGGATGCATTCGTCAGTTCCGGCCAAACAGATAAAGCAATCGCCAACCTCGAAATGATCAAACGACTTGGATTTGCCACCGGTGCAACGATGGAATTGTTGGGTAAAATTTACCTGCGTGAGGGCCTCCCCACATCCGCTTTTGAGGCATTCACTGCATCGATTGAATCCAATGACCCACTGGGGACTGACGCATATTTAGGTCTCGCTGAAACATTCGTCCTCCTCGGAAATTTTGAAGAAGCTGAAAAGTTTCTCGAGGAGATTGAAGAAGAGGCTGAGCTTTCGAATAAGGAGCAAATTACTTTTCTCGGTATTAAAGGTGAAATGCTCATTAATTCCGGTCGCGCTGAAGAAGCTTCGGAGAT
This window harbors:
- a CDS encoding biopolymer transporter ExbD, with the protein product MRKKNLNRGAEEKGVDISPLIDMVFILLIFFIVTTVFIDERGFEMPGSNNAQDENDSDVEPVVFRVTRDGDVVLDGNIVGLGAVRRTILNASQRETVPVIVEVEEGSRSGLALRVYDEALMSGAESPSFKIAD
- a CDS encoding NAD-dependent epimerase/dehydratase family protein, giving the protein MSECYVVTGGGGFIGKAIVKLLIERRPGCSIRVVARNHYADLEKLPGVTSIQCDLSGPLESIEAAFEGAHAVFHVAAKAGIWGAEESFFRANVLASRQVVLAARSQNVAHIVYTSTPSVVFNGEPYTGENETLPYGKNWLGPYAKTKAMAEKETLASHDDSLRVCALRPHLVWGPEDNHILPKLIRKAHAGRLVQVGNGENRVDISYIDNVAHAHLLALEALENGRAGGEAFFLSDAEPVKLWSWINSLLERVAIEPIKKKIPLRAAYFLGSICEKLWSLFGRQDDPPMTRFVAVELAKDHYFSIEKAQRILGYQPVVEAEVALKRTAEWIRSDLLS
- a CDS encoding AMP-binding protein, whose amino-acid sequence is MAGHGLRIVPDQSHINVSRFLTRAALQVPNHRALAVPRRTSGGEVLEYDELTFAELEASVNRACNWLESAGVSQGKRVLLMVKPGQALIVLCFALFRMGAVPVVIDPGMGLKSFRSCVERTRPDVLLGIRLAHVVSWVFRSSFKSISQKILVKNDAAFRSQLTVESSDFQAAPTRESDLAAILFTSGSTGAPKGVMYHHGAFEAQVELIKTHYDIEPGEVDLPMLPIFALFNPAMGMTTIVPEMNPSKPATVDPARIVEAIIRNDVTNSFGSPVLWTKIADYCERERIQLPQLKRVLMAGAPVSPELLRRMSRLLPNGQVHTPYGATECLPVTSISAGQILSQTWSKTEEGAGTCVGIVLPGVSIKIIEAGDFPITTLSEARVLAVGEIGEILVTGPSVTRAYDALPHATAASKIEEDGRIWHRMADVGYVDSAGRLWFCGRKVERVEVEPGVFLYTDQFEALVNQMEDVFRSALVGIGEAPNQEPAIVIEPMADAFPKTSGARDAFVSRVLEQIARLGGDSRIRRVFFRKSFPVDVRHNAKIHRLTLKNEIDKEGIG
- a CDS encoding energy transducer TonB, with product MSNTTYKLSSLSPSPMAYVMALGMGAGLFLLLPLTQYFEGGGDDDQQLRRVNTTLPPPPIEFEEPPPIEEPPPETQVEELEQVQPEISLSSLGASLQAGVGGATVSTGIDFDTQPDTLEEMIFSIRDLDRVPRRISGRPPEYPFDLKRNKIEGKVRLSVIIDETGRVTVEKVVESTHRDFERPAIESAESSVFEKPTKDGKAVKIRYVYPFVFTLK
- a CDS encoding tetratricopeptide repeat protein, which encodes MKNLILSTLATCVLASSVPAQSEIFTLTSEYWTSERFLDRFMGTYGVIEDIEPDITEEEAAVFQTLVPLLQQGQIDAAIQQLATAITPESSAALDFTLGNLFFEKGQANRALSYYQNALRKFPNFVRVHKNIAFVHVRGEAWDKAVPALLKSIELGQEDSDTYGLLAFAYLMEKKYASAESAYKNALTLDPESVDWRNGLIRVLIESGQFDRGILLLDEAILKTPEVADYWLMQTDAFVSSGQTDKAIANLEMIKRLGFATGATMELLGKIYLREGLPTSAFEAFTASIESNDPLGTDAYLGLAETFVLLGNFEEAEKFLEEIEEEAELSNKEQITFLGIKGEMLINSGRAEEASEILNQLISRDPNNADAIMTLAVYHERKSEFEKAAFLYERATKNRDLDVSAEAYLAYAQMRVGQKMYDKALPLLRSYLDLKRNTRVERYLESVERAAAQAAASNAGA
- a CDS encoding DUF3450 family protein, coding for MTTERVQRMNKSIILAGVFAAIAAVPVSAQTVIDDTRSALSELVQTKKDIAESKSAWESDKQILQATITSLQDELTLLEERIEAAEKERAESDDVRSQLNIRKDELKTQLDSFSGVATSFEQKVRDLIPYLPEPLQRATEKLSDKLPVDGKTALDTPRRFLLVLGILQEVDKFQTSVQTHKQLLSIDGAEPKEYSVLYYGLAKAFFVDESLTSAGYGVPSAEGWVWTSENGLAIEIDDAVQIAERKKLAEFIYLPISVNQ
- a CDS encoding MotA/TolQ/ExbB proton channel family protein; this translates as MEESFAEAFMRIWSGGGTLMYPLAILALFIYFTGFELYFHFGKGNYLKVKYEMLVDWIKNPSKAQGEIAKVLHYCYKDAESVSDLQNRFAEVRSAHIPRIDRRIRFLSILISVSPLMGLLGTVMGMLATFDGLTKNVGRTIDLIAGGISEALITTQTGLMIAIPGYVLVYLVIRRRNLLDQMITRMESLSMQEMEQQMEGGSAHG
- a CDS encoding MotA/TolQ/ExbB proton channel family protein; the encoded protein is MMNIKFLFTAGSLLLGASLLSAQSFDEARSTVQADLDAALSEFADLQKLIGSERVPLSNELNELEATVREKRRDQSRAQRLADSSTSSISQLETEIESMEKNINYMSNMLNEYARQFEATSVSIAEKQLYDEMVETVVANIEDDQMDVTDKFDAQFNLVEESLVRIGEVLGGRIFEGTAIVPGGDAKDGKFLVLGPVSFFASDDGMAAGMVNTKEPIRAKIVEIEGATPGIAAAVVDGDGVLPFDPTLNDALELEKAETNILDEVNAGGIWVWPIIIAFFIAMIVGLVKAAEIYSIRTPGESVLQQTLQYIEDGQIEEAKKYVRGIGGHFGRLFQSAVKHAGDSKELLEEVLYERMLESQPKIERLLPIIAVTAATAPLLGLLGTVTGMINTFQQITLFGTSDASKLAGGISEALITTKFGLIAAIPSLVVHALLSRKAQGILAAMEKYSSAFINGIEVQKK
- a CDS encoding biopolymer transporter ExbD translates to MAKRNRVGSGGGISEIDISPLIDMVFILLIFFIVAAVFIEEPGVEVDRVFTVSGDKLQKKSILIAVTSDNEVVYGGEQLEILGVRGLVDRLKQPGTPVVLQVDALSDASVVARVIEQVANTGTQVFVATDDS